The following proteins are co-located in the Myxococcus fulvus genome:
- a CDS encoding GIY-YIG nuclease family protein, whose product MGTVADTSEPLSLQECKVRASLLLKALVASDTAKATRAAERLRVLPGFASLSLGEVLARRDSIQRKHALAVIAREQGHATWSDLKQALEARDAPQVDFERLLSRTGGTYLNRWFSSYEEAAASLRELGGYLFPFREQFFICEPGLLALLGLDPADPDWTRAGPDWLAPRDAQAHARLEQRLLQRCREIPTHPTRKSPMSSPEAKGSRARRSDLKREYKENPPEMGVFAVRNHANGKVLVGSALNVPGMLNRIRFELTMNMPRIPALLEDWKRYGAEKFTFEVLDVLEPPKEPGVDLNEELRVLENLWLDRLKPYGDAGYNAPPKQAG is encoded by the coding sequence ATGGGAACCGTTGCAGACACCTCCGAGCCCCTCTCCCTCCAAGAGTGCAAGGTCCGCGCGTCGCTCCTGCTCAAGGCGCTCGTCGCGTCCGACACCGCGAAGGCCACACGCGCGGCGGAGCGGTTGCGCGTGCTGCCCGGCTTCGCCAGCCTGTCCCTGGGCGAGGTGCTCGCGCGCCGTGACTCCATCCAGCGCAAGCACGCGCTCGCCGTCATCGCGAGGGAGCAGGGCCACGCCACCTGGAGCGACTTGAAGCAGGCGCTGGAGGCACGCGACGCGCCCCAGGTCGACTTCGAGCGGCTGCTCTCCCGCACCGGCGGGACGTACCTCAACCGCTGGTTCAGCTCCTACGAGGAGGCTGCCGCGTCGCTGCGTGAGCTCGGGGGCTACCTCTTCCCGTTCCGCGAGCAGTTCTTCATCTGCGAGCCCGGACTGCTGGCCCTGCTCGGGCTGGACCCGGCGGACCCGGACTGGACGCGGGCCGGACCGGACTGGCTCGCGCCTCGCGATGCCCAGGCCCACGCGCGGCTCGAACAACGCCTGCTCCAGCGCTGCCGCGAAATCCCCACCCACCCCACGAGGAAGTCGCCCATGTCGTCCCCTGAAGCCAAAGGAAGCCGGGCCCGTCGCTCGGACCTCAAGCGCGAGTACAAGGAGAACCCTCCCGAGATGGGCGTGTTCGCCGTGCGCAACCACGCCAACGGCAAGGTGCTGGTGGGCTCGGCGCTCAACGTCCCAGGCATGCTCAACCGCATCCGCTTCGAGCTGACCATGAACATGCCGCGCATCCCCGCGCTGCTCGAGGACTGGAAGCGCTACGGCGCGGAGAAGTTCACCTTCGAGGTGCTCGACGTGCTCGAGCCGCCCAAGGAGCCCGGCGTGGACCTCAACGAGGAGCTGCGCGTGCTGGAGAACCTGTGGCTCGACCGCCTGAAGCCCTACGGCGACGCGGGCTACAACGCACCGCCCAAGCAGGCGGGGTGA